Proteins encoded within one genomic window of Deltaproteobacteria bacterium:
- a CDS encoding FAD-binding protein, giving the protein MDIYDEIRQIVGSENVFTGPVECIPYSRDLSVHEGIPDAVVFAYTTEQISAILKLANKEKVPVTVQGSGTATTGASLPVYGGILLDVHKMNKILEVDTQNFFARVEPGVICMDLNRRLAQDNLMFPPNPGSEMIATIGGMMSTNASGHKAVKYGTARDYVKALKVVLADGTVINTGFKTPKASFGYDLNHVFCSAEGTLGVITEITVKIQPKPEYNALALAVFEDLFSAGSAVSEIIGSGIQLAACEIMDKYSLKVVENVIERDISGIEAMLIIEADGAKEVVVRDMNKMEEICKKHKVKDFTWSDDPAKAGEIMEARGKLVPTLSRIKPGNRLVAISEDLGIPPSRIPEVIKKAQEISDKYDLLITTFGHIGDGNVHTTFVTDMRSKEQWDRLKPAADELADIAIEMGGVVTAEHGTGLARAPYIEKQLGPALEVMRSIKQALDPNNILNPGKFGLERKKYDIYDYFAFKTFLEHPEGLNSLGENIDNEILACIACGFCRLGCPTFSVTQRESRNARGRNVLAFNFLNGTIEPSKELAEALYSCTTCQACTYFCPAQVKVDEIVEAMRKRLYKAGFTPAETLAVRENILVNGNVYASPQEERIEIYPKELKEKAERGELKPQAETLLFMGCVPSYLDMKMVPSFIKILDAAGVDYTTLAKDEVCCGFPLFLMGSDEFEEHAKKMIEKIRATGAGELITPCAGCYKTFKKLYPEYGDLGLEVYHSVTYFEKLVAEGKIKFKGDLGKKVTYHDPCDLGRSFKIFEEPRNILKAIPGLEYVEMARNRLQARCCGGGGGVSAISPELSVQMAEERVRDALAVGAEIIVSGCAACKDNLRKGAKAIPKQERGKIKVMDITEILASNME; this is encoded by the coding sequence ATGGATATTTACGATGAAATCAGACAAATTGTCGGGTCTGAAAACGTATTTACGGGCCCGGTGGAATGTATTCCCTACTCGAGGGACCTTTCCGTTCATGAGGGGATCCCTGATGCCGTCGTGTTCGCATACACCACGGAACAAATCTCCGCTATCCTGAAACTGGCCAACAAGGAAAAGGTCCCGGTAACGGTCCAGGGGTCCGGCACGGCGACCACAGGTGCCTCCCTTCCCGTTTACGGGGGCATCCTCTTGGATGTGCACAAGATGAACAAGATCCTGGAAGTGGACACCCAGAACTTCTTCGCCAGGGTGGAGCCCGGTGTCATCTGCATGGACCTGAACAGGCGCCTGGCCCAGGATAACCTCATGTTCCCCCCCAACCCCGGTAGTGAAATGATCGCCACCATCGGCGGGATGATGTCCACCAACGCCAGCGGCCACAAGGCCGTCAAGTACGGAACGGCCCGGGACTACGTGAAGGCCCTGAAGGTGGTCCTGGCCGACGGGACCGTCATTAATACCGGGTTCAAGACGCCGAAGGCATCCTTTGGCTACGACCTGAACCACGTTTTTTGCAGTGCCGAGGGGACCCTGGGGGTCATCACAGAGATCACCGTCAAGATTCAACCCAAGCCCGAATACAATGCCCTGGCACTGGCCGTCTTCGAGGATCTTTTCTCGGCAGGGAGCGCGGTGAGCGAAATCATCGGCTCGGGTATCCAGCTCGCGGCCTGCGAAATCATGGATAAATACAGCCTCAAGGTCGTCGAGAATGTGATCGAGCGGGATATCAGCGGGATCGAGGCCATGCTGATCATCGAGGCGGACGGGGCCAAGGAAGTGGTCGTCCGGGACATGAACAAGATGGAGGAAATCTGCAAAAAACACAAGGTGAAGGATTTCACCTGGAGCGACGACCCGGCCAAAGCGGGCGAAATCATGGAAGCCCGGGGGAAGCTGGTGCCCACCCTTTCCAGGATCAAGCCGGGGAACAGGCTCGTGGCCATCTCCGAGGACCTCGGCATCCCGCCCTCCAGGATCCCTGAGGTGATTAAGAAGGCCCAGGAGATCTCCGACAAATACGACCTGCTCATCACCACTTTCGGCCATATCGGAGATGGTAATGTCCATACCACCTTTGTAACGGATATGAGGAGCAAGGAGCAGTGGGACAGACTGAAACCGGCCGCCGACGAACTGGCCGACATCGCCATCGAGATGGGAGGCGTGGTGACGGCCGAGCATGGTACCGGGTTGGCCCGGGCTCCTTACATCGAAAAACAACTGGGTCCGGCCCTCGAGGTCATGCGGTCCATCAAGCAGGCCCTGGATCCCAACAACATTCTCAACCCGGGAAAATTCGGCCTGGAGAGGAAAAAATATGATATCTATGACTATTTCGCTTTCAAGACTTTCCTCGAACACCCCGAAGGCCTCAATTCCCTTGGAGAGAATATAGACAACGAGATCCTGGCCTGTATCGCCTGCGGGTTCTGCCGCCTCGGATGCCCCACCTTCAGCGTGACCCAGAGGGAATCCAGGAACGCCCGCGGAAGGAACGTCCTGGCCTTCAACTTCCTCAACGGAACCATCGAACCTTCCAAGGAGCTTGCCGAAGCCCTTTACAGCTGCACCACCTGCCAGGCCTGCACCTATTTCTGTCCGGCCCAGGTAAAGGTGGACGAAATCGTGGAAGCCATGCGGAAAAGGCTTTACAAGGCAGGGTTCACTCCTGCGGAAACCCTGGCTGTAAGGGAAAATATCCTGGTAAACGGCAATGTATATGCCAGCCCCCAGGAGGAACGAATCGAAATATATCCCAAAGAACTCAAGGAAAAAGCGGAACGGGGCGAACTCAAACCCCAAGCAGAAACCCTTCTCTTCATGGGTTGTGTGCCCAGTTACCTCGACATGAAAATGGTCCCGAGCTTCATCAAGATCCTTGACGCCGCGGGGGTTGATTACACTACGCTGGCCAAGGACGAGGTCTGTTGCGGATTTCCGCTGTTCCTGATGGGAAGTGACGAATTTGAAGAGCACGCCAAGAAAATGATCGAGAAGATCCGGGCCACGGGGGCCGGGGAACTGATCACCCCCTGTGCCGGGTGTTACAAGACCTTCAAGAAGCTCTACCCGGAATACGGCGACCTTGGACTCGAGGTATACCACTCAGTGACTTACTTTGAGAAACTGGTCGCAGAAGGCAAAATCAAATTCAAGGGGGATCTGGGCAAGAAAGTCACTTACCATGATCCCTGCGACCTGGGCCGGAGTTTCAAGATCTTCGAAGAGCCGAGAAACATTCTTAAAGCTATTCCCGGACTCGAGTACGTTGAGATGGCCAGAAACCGGCTCCAGGCCCGTTGTTGCGGAGGGGGCGGGGGTGTTTCCGCCATTTCTCCGGAACTCTCCGTCCAGATGGCTGAAGAACGGGTCCGGGACGCCCTGGCTGTAGGCGCTGAAATCATCGTCTCGGGCTGCGCCGCTTGCAAGGACAACCTGAGAAAGGGCGCCAAGGCCATCCCCAAACAGGAGAGGGGCAAGATCAAGGTCATGGATATTACGGAAATCCTGGCATCAAACATGGAATAG
- a CDS encoding AMP-binding protein has product MTQRSRWMHAGTVLKMNAYNYPDKLGWQDKSKEFTFKEWNDRACRLANGLSRLGCGYKDTFACIAYNRGEWMDVYAGCAKGGQIVVPILFRLTPENIQYIVNHAECKVFIVEEPFVEMINGIKDKLPVPKDAYVYMGDGPVPEGYIGYEDWLAASSNEEPDYMVYGDDFWTIMYTSGTTGRPKGVMKTHESYHAQYLLNNINMGVRPTDKVMLVMPMSHVNSIFYSFPYTLVTAPVFIYNMVSFDPEDLLKTIAEYKITFTSLVPTHYVMMLALPDEVKNKYDVSSIRQLLISSAPARKDLKLAIMDYFKNAELWEAYGSTEGGLVTLLRPEDQFKKLGSIGKEIFGTDRIKVLDENKKEVPDGEVGELFYRTPMLFTEYLKEPEKTKEAFFGEWSSAGDMVKRDEDGYYTLVDRKANMIITGGENVYPSEVEECVASHEAVKDVAIIGVPDPKWGEAIKAVVVLHDGYEASDELAKDIMNYTKGKLAGFKRPKSVDFIKDEEMPRTATGKILHRILRERYGTWAEEA; this is encoded by the coding sequence ATGACACAGAGAAGCAGATGGATGCACGCCGGAACGGTCCTGAAGATGAACGCCTATAATTATCCTGACAAACTTGGGTGGCAGGACAAGAGCAAGGAGTTCACCTTCAAGGAATGGAATGACAGGGCCTGCCGCCTCGCCAATGGGCTCAGCAGGCTGGGCTGCGGGTATAAAGACACCTTCGCCTGCATTGCTTACAACCGGGGCGAATGGATGGACGTTTACGCCGGGTGCGCCAAAGGGGGCCAGATCGTCGTTCCCATCCTGTTCAGGTTGACTCCCGAAAACATCCAATACATCGTGAACCACGCGGAGTGCAAGGTTTTCATCGTGGAAGAACCCTTCGTGGAGATGATCAACGGTATCAAGGACAAGCTTCCCGTCCCGAAGGACGCTTATGTTTACATGGGCGACGGACCGGTTCCCGAGGGGTATATCGGTTACGAAGACTGGCTGGCCGCCTCTTCCAACGAGGAGCCGGACTACATGGTATACGGAGACGACTTCTGGACCATCATGTATACCTCGGGGACCACGGGAAGACCGAAAGGGGTCATGAAAACCCATGAAAGCTACCATGCCCAGTATCTTCTCAACAACATCAACATGGGCGTGCGTCCCACGGATAAGGTGATGCTGGTCATGCCCATGAGCCACGTGAATTCAATCTTCTATTCCTTCCCTTACACCCTCGTCACCGCTCCCGTTTTCATATATAACATGGTCAGCTTCGACCCCGAGGACCTCCTGAAGACCATCGCCGAATACAAAATCACCTTTACTTCCCTGGTGCCCACCCATTACGTGATGATGCTGGCACTTCCCGATGAGGTGAAAAACAAGTACGATGTCTCATCCATCCGCCAGCTCCTGATATCTTCCGCTCCCGCCCGTAAAGACCTCAAGCTGGCCATTATGGATTATTTCAAAAACGCTGAACTGTGGGAGGCATACGGCAGTACGGAAGGCGGGCTGGTGACCCTGCTCAGGCCGGAAGACCAGTTCAAGAAGCTGGGATCCATAGGAAAGGAGATCTTCGGTACAGACCGGATCAAGGTCCTTGATGAAAACAAGAAGGAAGTTCCCGACGGAGAAGTGGGAGAACTCTTCTACCGCACCCCCATGCTCTTCACCGAATATCTCAAGGAACCCGAAAAGACCAAGGAGGCCTTTTTCGGTGAATGGTCCTCGGCCGGTGACATGGTGAAAAGGGATGAAGACGGATACTATACCCTGGTGGACCGTAAAGCCAATATGATTATCACCGGTGGAGAGAACGTCTATCCCTCCGAGGTGGAGGAATGCGTGGCTTCCCATGAAGCCGTCAAGGATGTGGCCATCATAGGGGTGCCGGATCCGAAATGGGGCGAAGCCATCAAGGCCGTCGTGGTCCTCCACGATGGATATGAAGCCAGCGATGAACTGGCAAAGGACATCATGAACTACACCAAGGGGAAACTGGCGGGTTTCAAGCGTCCGAAATCCGTCGACTTCATCAAGGACGAAGAAATGCCTAGGACTGCCACAGGAAAGATCCTCCACCGGATCCTGAGGGAACGATACGGCACCTGGGCCGAGGAAGCCTAA
- a CDS encoding thiolase family protein → MFTKAFIPFRGYYSSPFCRWQGTLQNENSIVLGAKTANRWLKSKGIPFNILNTMYYGTTIAQPCMFYSHNWAAAMMVDNELPLPGTMVNQACTTSTVCLNLVASNIECGLYKTGFALMSDRASNGPHTIWPNPMGPGGEVISENWMMDNFNRDPNVGLKMVQTAENVAKLIGATKEQADEVTLRRYEQYQDALADDRAFQKRYMFPVEARISKKKTVLVEADEGVTPTTKEGLAKLKPVEPEGIHSFGSQTHPADGNCGFIVTQREIAKELSADPNVEIQIISYGFSRVGKGLMASAPVPAAEMALKDAGLKVSDLKAIKTHNPFAVNDIYMSTKMGFDVMWMNNYGSSLIYGHPQGPTAGRNICELLEELTILGGGYGLWAGCAAGDTGGAMVFKVDVKA, encoded by the coding sequence ATGTTCACCAAGGCTTTCATCCCATTCAGGGGTTACTATTCGAGTCCTTTTTGCCGCTGGCAAGGCACCCTGCAAAATGAAAACTCCATCGTTCTGGGCGCCAAGACTGCAAATCGGTGGCTTAAATCCAAGGGAATCCCTTTCAATATCTTAAACACCATGTATTACGGCACTACAATCGCCCAACCATGCATGTTTTACAGCCACAACTGGGCCGCGGCCATGATGGTGGACAATGAACTCCCATTGCCGGGCACGATGGTCAACCAGGCCTGCACTACCTCTACCGTCTGCCTGAATCTGGTGGCCTCCAATATTGAATGCGGCCTTTACAAGACCGGTTTCGCCTTGATGTCAGACCGTGCCTCCAACGGCCCCCATACGATATGGCCGAACCCCATGGGCCCGGGAGGAGAGGTAATCAGCGAAAACTGGATGATGGACAACTTCAACAGGGATCCCAACGTCGGCCTCAAAATGGTTCAGACCGCGGAAAACGTGGCGAAACTTATCGGTGCCACCAAGGAGCAGGCGGACGAAGTCACATTGAGGAGATACGAGCAGTACCAGGATGCCCTGGCGGATGACCGGGCCTTTCAGAAGCGTTACATGTTCCCTGTAGAGGCGAGAATCTCTAAAAAGAAGACCGTGCTCGTCGAGGCCGACGAGGGTGTCACTCCGACCACAAAGGAAGGTCTTGCGAAATTGAAACCCGTGGAGCCAGAAGGAATCCATAGTTTTGGAAGCCAGACCCACCCCGCCGACGGTAACTGCGGTTTCATCGTGACTCAGAGGGAAATAGCCAAGGAACTCAGCGCCGATCCAAACGTGGAGATTCAGATCATTTCATACGGTTTTTCCCGCGTTGGGAAGGGCCTCATGGCCTCAGCCCCGGTGCCTGCCGCCGAGATGGCCTTGAAGGACGCCGGGCTCAAGGTATCGGATCTCAAGGCCATCAAGACCCACAATCCTTTCGCCGTAAACGATATTTACATGTCCACGAAGATGGGATTCGACGTGATGTGGATGAACAATTACGGGAGTTCCCTCATCTATGGGCACCCCCAGGGTCCTACGGCGGGAAGAAACATCTGTGAACTCCTTGAAGAGCTGACGATCCTTGGCGGAGGGTATGGCCTTTGGGCGGGTTGCGCCGCCGGCGATACCGGAGGGGCCATGGTTTTCAAAGTCGACGTGAAGGCATAA